The following proteins are co-located in the Candidatus Planktophila lacus genome:
- a CDS encoding SDR family NAD(P)-dependent oxidoreductase, which translates to MFDPLFDLKQKRVLITGGAGTLGALIAKAFAERGADVTIQDLNQERLDEVRKSISGESGKAFSISADLSSPDQCASVVNEANALMGGLDIVINTAGINRRKPITEVTEEDFNAIVSVNMKAIYFISQAAHPIMKAAGGGVIVNMSSLSARYSFNTISVYAATKAAVTSITRSTAREWAKDKIRVNCIEPSVIKTDFTKPLWGEPHRTKWFDETTPIGRLSNPDEIIGSVIFLATDASSYITGQSIVIDGGILSGGDWDSYA; encoded by the coding sequence ATGTTTGATCCATTATTCGATCTTAAGCAGAAGCGCGTTCTCATAACCGGTGGCGCTGGAACGCTAGGTGCGTTGATTGCTAAAGCCTTCGCCGAACGTGGCGCAGATGTAACTATCCAGGATCTAAATCAAGAACGGCTCGATGAAGTCCGCAAATCCATTTCTGGCGAATCAGGTAAGGCTTTCTCAATTAGCGCTGATTTATCTAGCCCAGATCAATGTGCCAGCGTGGTCAATGAGGCAAATGCGCTTATGGGTGGCCTAGATATCGTTATCAATACTGCGGGAATAAATCGTCGCAAACCTATAACTGAAGTTACCGAAGAAGATTTCAACGCCATAGTTTCAGTGAATATGAAGGCGATCTACTTTATTTCGCAGGCGGCGCATCCGATCATGAAGGCAGCCGGCGGCGGAGTTATTGTAAATATGAGCTCACTTAGCGCTCGTTATAGCTTCAATACGATCTCTGTATATGCAGCTACCAAAGCAGCGGTGACTTCAATTACCCGCAGCACCGCTCGTGAATGGGCAAAAGATAAAATTCGAGTTAACTGCATTGAACCTTCAGTTATCAAAACGGATTTCACCAAGCCGCTATGGGGCGAACCCCATCGCACAAAATGGTTTGACGAAACAACGCCGATTGGCCGCCTCTCCAACCCTGACGAGATAATCGGATCCGTAATCTTCCTAGCAACCGATGCATCCTCTTATATAACTGGCCAATCTATTGTTATAGATGGTGGAATCTTGAGTGGTGGCGATTGGGATTCATACGCTTAG